One part of the Halobacteriovorax vibrionivorans genome encodes these proteins:
- a CDS encoding isochorismate synthase: MRLAANNLQIDIINQLIKLDPNDERLVKGPIYTLFKLEAGFNNISSIIDLFQTYRKFYFLNKDKDCEFLALGSWQDFNSLYHYEDIENLTREHDFLKICGAQRFKSEPDCLEWHGLEDCSYFVPKVIIDGGNQGVDIKIILPNSYFEDDNAKKEALHKLAISLEPNPKHMHSEYNYITKSISATSKTQWGKMVNEAVSKIKEQDLKKVVLSRKLKFTFKHPICAYEQFKTLKENNTNNSYNILFQFSANQCFYSVTPETLFKMQGRNVYIDSLAGTIKRGKNKQEDEFLEKTLLSNEKELEEHRHVSSYIEGALKKLTKDLHITKKEEILKLKYIQHIHSKYEGVLSDDAKASDIITGLHPTPAVAGLPKKESIEQIDQLEKSSRGLYAAPIGFFSKEKTEFAVGLRCALADKQDLHIYAGCGIVKDSSPEKEWNETTNKMRNFTEVIKAKSWTNFQ; encoded by the coding sequence TTGCGCCTAGCTGCTAATAACTTACAAATTGATATCATTAATCAGCTTATAAAGCTTGATCCAAATGACGAGCGTCTAGTTAAAGGGCCTATTTACACCCTCTTCAAACTAGAAGCTGGCTTTAATAATATTTCATCTATAATCGATTTATTTCAAACATATCGAAAGTTTTATTTTTTAAATAAAGACAAGGATTGTGAATTCCTTGCTCTAGGTTCTTGGCAGGACTTTAACTCTCTTTATCACTATGAAGATATTGAAAATCTAACGAGAGAGCACGACTTCTTAAAAATATGTGGTGCTCAGAGGTTTAAGTCAGAACCAGATTGTTTGGAATGGCATGGCCTAGAAGATTGTTCATACTTTGTTCCAAAAGTTATTATCGATGGTGGGAATCAAGGTGTTGATATTAAGATCATACTTCCTAATTCATATTTTGAAGATGATAACGCCAAGAAAGAAGCTCTTCACAAGTTGGCCATCTCATTAGAGCCAAACCCAAAGCATATGCATAGTGAATATAACTATATAACAAAGAGTATCTCTGCTACGAGTAAAACTCAGTGGGGAAAAATGGTTAACGAGGCAGTAAGTAAAATAAAAGAACAGGACCTCAAAAAAGTCGTTCTATCTCGTAAATTAAAATTCACATTCAAGCATCCAATTTGCGCTTATGAACAATTTAAAACACTAAAAGAAAATAATACAAATAATAGTTATAATATTCTTTTTCAATTCTCTGCTAATCAGTGTTTTTATAGTGTCACACCAGAGACTCTTTTTAAGATGCAGGGGCGCAATGTTTATATCGACTCTCTTGCAGGAACAATAAAGAGAGGAAAGAATAAGCAAGAAGATGAATTCTTAGAAAAGACATTACTATCTAATGAAAAAGAGTTAGAAGAGCATCGCCATGTTTCAAGTTATATTGAAGGTGCACTGAAAAAACTAACTAAAGATCTTCACATTACAAAGAAAGAAGAAATCTTAAAGCTAAAATATATCCAACATATTCATTCTAAATACGAAGGTGTTTTAAGTGATGATGCAAAAGCAAGTGATATAATCACTGGACTTCATCCAACACCAGCTGTAGCGGGACTGCCTAAGAAAGAGTCAATTGAGCAAATTGACCAATTAGAAAAAAGCTCTCGTGGACTTTACGCTGCACCAATAGGATTCTTCTCTAAGGAAAAGACTGAATTTGCAGTCGGGCTTAGATGCGCTTTAGCAGACAAACAAGACCTTCATATTTATGCAGGTTGTGGAATTGTAAAAGATTCATCTCCTGAAAAAGAATGGAATGAAACAACAAATAAAATGAGAAACTTTACGGAAGTTATCAAGGCCAAATCATGGACAAATTTCCAATAA
- the ubiE gene encoding bifunctional demethylmenaquinone methyltransferase/2-methoxy-6-polyprenyl-1,4-benzoquinol methylase UbiE: MSNKELANRKTKSFEIFDKIAGTYDLLNHILSFGVDIYWRKIVIANLPKKEKLQCLDLACGTGDLTIALARAKNVESVTGIDLSKGMIEIGKKKITNKKLDNVAKMQIGDGVEIPAADETFDVTSVSFGIRNFPDYKTSLRNMYRVIRPGGRSFILEFSIPKNALFRGIYFFYFRYLLPFVGNLISKHKDAYTYLNQTVEDFPYGQEFADEMTKAGFKNVRFIPLTFGIATLYIGDK, encoded by the coding sequence ATGAGTAATAAAGAACTCGCAAACAGAAAGACTAAATCGTTTGAAATTTTCGACAAAATTGCAGGAACATATGATCTCTTAAATCATATCCTCTCTTTTGGCGTTGATATTTATTGGAGAAAGATTGTTATCGCAAATCTTCCAAAGAAAGAAAAACTACAATGCCTAGATCTTGCATGCGGTACGGGTGACCTAACCATTGCATTAGCGCGAGCAAAGAATGTAGAAAGTGTTACTGGTATTGATCTGTCAAAAGGCATGATTGAAATTGGTAAGAAGAAGATTACAAATAAGAAATTAGATAATGTCGCAAAAATGCAAATTGGTGATGGAGTAGAAATTCCAGCTGCTGATGAAACATTTGATGTAACAAGCGTAAGTTTTGGAATCAGAAACTTTCCAGACTACAAGACTTCTTTGCGAAATATGTATCGAGTAATTAGACCAGGTGGACGAAGCTTTATCTTAGAATTCTCAATACCAAAGAATGCACTTTTTAGAGGGATCTATTTCTTCTACTTTAGATACCTACTTCCATTTGTTGGAAATTTAATTTCAAAACATAAAGATGCTTATACATACCTAAATCAAACAGTAGAAGACTTTCCATATGGACAAGAGTTTGCTGATGAGATGACGAAAGCAGGATTTAAAAACGTACGTTTTATTCCTCTTACATTTGGTATAGCCACTCTTTATATTGGAGACAAGTAA
- a CDS encoding polyprenyl synthetase family protein, with protein sequence MNEFLESIPPQILDKSVNIDLEIKSSNCLEAVKDALEKTVLSGGKRLRPMLTYLMADFFNAHDKNDVTICARAIEMVHAASLAHDDVIDNATQRRGNPSINVEASNKKAVLAGDYLLADVILSLSQIGSVKILQTMSQVIQELAIGEWIQSDALESRIYSKEVIEKIAFHKTASVMGWCCWSGAYVGLEDEEIANKAARFGHLIGIAFQMIDDTLDFSDGESLKDAHLDLEANLVNSVIYDYLDKNPLKMDAYQKGEDLKDIVELDQVHPNVENIKSEANALIEEANDILHEIRTSLLERGFNEERLSETIKPLELIGGFILNRKS encoded by the coding sequence ATGAACGAATTTTTAGAATCCATTCCTCCACAAATCTTGGATAAGTCAGTTAATATTGACCTCGAGATAAAGTCTTCTAATTGCTTAGAAGCAGTGAAAGATGCCCTAGAAAAAACAGTACTTTCTGGCGGTAAACGTCTTCGTCCAATGCTTACTTATTTAATGGCGGACTTCTTTAACGCCCATGATAAGAATGATGTAACAATCTGTGCCCGTGCAATTGAAATGGTTCATGCAGCCTCTCTTGCTCACGATGATGTCATTGATAATGCAACGCAAAGGCGTGGAAATCCTTCAATTAATGTGGAAGCATCTAATAAGAAGGCCGTTTTAGCTGGTGATTACTTACTAGCAGATGTGATTCTAAGCCTATCACAAATTGGCTCCGTTAAGATTTTACAAACGATGTCTCAGGTCATTCAAGAGCTTGCAATTGGCGAGTGGATACAATCTGATGCTCTTGAGAGTCGAATCTATTCAAAAGAAGTTATTGAGAAAATTGCTTTTCACAAAACTGCCTCAGTTATGGGATGGTGTTGCTGGTCTGGCGCATATGTTGGGCTAGAAGATGAAGAGATCGCTAATAAGGCCGCACGCTTTGGACATCTTATTGGTATAGCTTTTCAAATGATTGATGATACTCTGGACTTTAGTGATGGCGAAAGTCTTAAAGATGCCCATCTTGATCTTGAGGCCAACCTTGTAAATTCTGTAATCTATGATTATCTTGATAAGAATCCTCTTAAAATGGATGCTTATCAAAAAGGTGAAGATCTCAAGGATATTGTTGAACTTGATCAAGTTCATCCAAATGTCGAAAATATAAAAAGCGAAGCAAATGCTCTAATCGAAGAAGCTAATGATATTCTACATGAGATTCGCACAAGCTTACTTGAGCGTGGATTCAATGAAGAGCGCCTTAGTGAAACGATTAAACCACTAGAGTTAATCGGTGGCTTTATTCTTAATCGTAAGTCTTAA
- a CDS encoding exonuclease/endonuclease/phosphatase family protein, whose product MKALNFVIVFVLLLSCSSKQTRDDEIKLVHWNIKELESNKLRKKNDQLTSVKNILTKLDFNALSINEIQYDSRGENMELLLSQLKEDTDQFAVSFAKANTGKNAKKVKGKYTKDRKNADQVNYGLFPGQYSTGFASKHPIKEERIISDITWKEFNPAIDLSKYKTANGKPLPKDMELFDKSFTHLVIEANDTEVHIVLLHAVPSYHFGNRNTPNYERNRDQLRFLEWYVTGATNFNVVMPERYKKLRPIHKDDRVIVMGDLNTSIYMNNPGSVVLRRLFNHLSPWLKNPGPTNERQTFAANRNPLTLDYIAYRGLKLMDAGIYNPETLVEKTNVFCTPPSELPKFMTKGLDKRVTCIDDDAIELKQASDHFPIWATFRL is encoded by the coding sequence ATGAAAGCACTTAACTTTGTTATTGTATTTGTACTTCTACTATCATGTTCTTCAAAACAGACACGTGATGATGAGATCAAACTTGTTCATTGGAATATTAAAGAGCTTGAAAGTAATAAGCTTAGAAAAAAGAATGACCAATTAACGAGTGTAAAAAATATTTTAACAAAGTTAGACTTTAATGCCTTAAGCATTAACGAGATACAATACGACTCTCGCGGAGAGAATATGGAGCTTCTTTTAAGCCAATTAAAAGAAGATACTGATCAATTTGCAGTAAGTTTTGCCAAAGCAAATACTGGAAAGAATGCAAAAAAGGTTAAAGGTAAGTACACAAAAGATCGCAAGAATGCAGATCAGGTTAACTACGGCCTCTTTCCTGGCCAGTACTCAACAGGTTTTGCTTCCAAGCATCCTATTAAAGAAGAAAGAATTATTTCTGATATAACTTGGAAAGAATTTAATCCTGCTATAGACCTTTCAAAGTACAAAACAGCAAATGGTAAGCCTTTACCAAAAGATATGGAGCTCTTTGATAAGAGTTTTACTCACCTAGTGATAGAAGCCAATGATACTGAAGTACATATAGTACTACTTCATGCTGTACCAAGTTATCACTTTGGAAATCGCAACACTCCAAACTATGAGAGAAACCGCGATCAACTACGCTTTCTAGAATGGTATGTAACTGGAGCAACAAATTTTAATGTTGTGATGCCAGAGCGCTACAAGAAACTAAGACCAATTCACAAAGATGATCGCGTGATTGTCATGGGCGATCTCAATACATCAATCTATATGAATAACCCAGGCTCAGTCGTTCTTAGAAGGCTCTTTAATCACCTCTCACCTTGGCTAAAAAATCCAGGGCCAACAAATGAGCGACAAACATTTGCGGCCAATCGCAACCCACTAACTCTAGACTATATTGCTTATCGTGGACTTAAACTCATGGATGCAGGAATCTATAATCCAGAAACCCTTGTGGAGAAAACAAATGTCTTTTGTACACCACCAAGTGAACTTCCAAAGTTTATGACAAAGGGATTAGATAAGCGTGTAACTTGTATCGATGATGATGCAATTGAGCTTAAGCAGGCAAGTGATCACTTCCCTATCTGGGCAACATTTAGACTTTAA
- a CDS encoding aminopeptidase P N-terminal domain-containing protein — protein sequence MSENIYNTRRKKLLEMMDDGIAVIASAVYQHKSNDTEFPFRQNSNFRYLTGLTEADSALVLSKKNGKTKQILFVRPKDPIAEMWAGKRLGPDKAAELTEVDEGYSINDLEEKLEELLPGHENLYVHLSERTDIADMARKISASLFHKKRAQKELPPATIKNVGALVERMRLIKDETEIAQMREAMIVTDKAHRAAMALAKPGVTEQEVNALMMYLFSKGPSQGSAYDNIVAGGNNACILHYIKNDEPLNSGDLLLIDAGSELNGYATDITRTFPVSGTFTGIQKEVYNIILDSQIAAIELSKPGNNSKMLHAKVSEILTQGLIDLKVLSGSVEENIAKDNHRKFFPHGTGHWLGLDVHDQNPYLVEGTNEPTPFEKGVIFTIEPGLYFPKELDNIPEELKGIGIRTEDNILITADGHENLSHMIPKTVEEIEEACKQDVKDFLF from the coding sequence ATGTCTGAAAATATATATAACACACGTCGTAAAAAGCTATTAGAAATGATGGATGATGGAATTGCCGTTATCGCATCTGCTGTCTATCAGCACAAGAGCAATGATACAGAGTTTCCATTTCGTCAAAATTCAAATTTTCGTTACTTAACAGGACTAACTGAAGCCGATAGTGCTCTAGTACTTAGTAAGAAGAATGGTAAGACAAAGCAAATTCTCTTTGTAAGACCAAAAGATCCTATTGCAGAAATGTGGGCAGGTAAAAGACTTGGTCCAGATAAAGCAGCAGAACTGACAGAAGTTGATGAAGGTTATTCAATCAATGACCTGGAAGAGAAATTAGAAGAGCTACTTCCAGGACATGAGAATCTTTATGTTCACCTAAGTGAGCGAACTGATATTGCAGATATGGCAAGAAAGATAAGTGCATCTTTATTCCATAAGAAAAGAGCTCAAAAAGAGCTTCCTCCTGCAACGATTAAAAATGTAGGTGCTCTTGTTGAGAGAATGAGACTTATTAAAGATGAAACTGAAATCGCACAAATGCGCGAGGCCATGATTGTTACAGATAAGGCCCACCGTGCAGCAATGGCACTAGCAAAACCAGGTGTAACAGAACAAGAAGTTAATGCTTTAATGATGTATCTTTTTTCAAAAGGTCCTTCTCAAGGCAGTGCATATGACAATATTGTAGCTGGTGGTAATAATGCTTGCATTCTTCACTATATTAAAAATGATGAGCCACTAAATAGTGGAGACTTACTTCTAATTGATGCCGGTAGTGAACTTAACGGTTACGCAACTGACATCACAAGAACATTTCCGGTAAGTGGTACATTCACAGGAATTCAAAAAGAAGTTTATAATATTATTTTAGACTCTCAAATTGCTGCAATTGAATTATCAAAACCAGGAAATAACTCAAAAATGCTACACGCTAAAGTTAGTGAAATCCTGACTCAAGGACTAATTGATCTTAAAGTCTTAAGTGGAAGTGTAGAAGAAAATATTGCAAAAGATAATCATCGTAAATTCTTCCCACATGGAACAGGACACTGGCTTGGACTTGATGTACACGACCAAAACCCATACCTAGTAGAGGGAACAAACGAGCCAACACCATTTGAAAAAGGTGTTATCTTCACAATCGAGCCAGGCCTTTACTTCCCTAAGGAACTTGACAATATTCCAGAGGAATTAAAAGGAATTGGTATAAGAACTGAAGACAATATTCTTATTACAGCAGATGGACATGAAAATTTATCACACATGATTCCAAAAACTGTGGAAGAAATTGAAGAAGCTTGTAAGCAAGACGTAAAGGATTTTCTATTCTAA
- the lysS gene encoding lysine--tRNA ligase, producing the protein MSEKLNLVHWADMTADRIIRQHGDKDDYVVASGITPSGVVHFGNFREVITTDLVARGLRARGKNVRFIFSWDDYDTFRKIPGNLPKQDELAQYLFQPIVDTPDPFGEHESYAAHHEHNFEEQLKKVGVEVEPIYQAKKYRAGDYKEQIKLALNKRFEIRDILNQYRKEPYGDDYYPVSVYCEKYKTDKTTILSWDGESKLRYKHNEHDYEGEIDINTTSLVKLPWRVDWPMRWAFEKVDFEPGGKDHSSQGGSFTTAKDIVKVFDWQAPIYLQYDFVSIKGLGGKMSSSKGNLVTVNDILKVYEPEMVRWIFASYKTNVDFAISFDLDVLKTYEDYDRQERLAFGLEKGNEKKVAMAKRVIELSQIGEHPTECPFQPSFRHLCNVLQINDGDIEAARSYYADQIKTDRDERRFRERSACALHWLQENAPEEFKFAINKEAVDMPLEDKVRTYLDKLVALCEEQWDTIESDKEFNDKMYEVMHELELKPADIFAPIYQKLISREKGPKLAGFIRTIGKDRVIKLLK; encoded by the coding sequence ATGTCAGAAAAACTAAATCTTGTTCACTGGGCCGACATGACGGCCGATCGCATCATTCGCCAACACGGCGACAAAGATGATTATGTTGTGGCCAGTGGGATCACTCCATCAGGAGTTGTTCATTTTGGTAACTTTAGAGAGGTTATCACAACAGACCTTGTAGCACGCGGACTTCGTGCCCGTGGTAAGAATGTTCGCTTCATCTTTTCATGGGATGATTACGATACGTTTAGAAAGATTCCAGGTAATCTTCCAAAACAAGATGAATTAGCACAATATCTTTTCCAACCAATTGTTGATACTCCAGATCCATTTGGTGAACATGAAAGCTATGCTGCTCATCATGAACACAACTTTGAAGAACAACTTAAGAAAGTTGGTGTTGAAGTTGAACCAATTTATCAGGCAAAGAAATACCGTGCTGGTGATTATAAAGAACAGATTAAATTAGCACTTAATAAGAGATTTGAAATTCGTGATATTTTAAATCAATACAGAAAAGAGCCATATGGTGATGACTATTACCCGGTATCTGTTTACTGTGAAAAGTATAAAACTGATAAAACGACAATTCTTTCATGGGACGGTGAAAGCAAGTTACGCTACAAGCATAACGAGCACGACTATGAAGGAGAAATCGATATTAATACAACAAGCCTTGTGAAGCTTCCATGGCGAGTTGACTGGCCAATGAGATGGGCATTTGAAAAAGTTGACTTTGAGCCAGGTGGAAAAGATCACTCTTCTCAGGGTGGATCATTTACGACAGCAAAAGACATTGTAAAAGTTTTTGACTGGCAGGCACCGATCTATCTTCAATACGACTTTGTCTCAATTAAAGGCCTTGGCGGAAAAATGAGTTCCTCAAAAGGGAACCTTGTTACTGTTAATGATATCCTAAAGGTATATGAGCCAGAAATGGTTCGTTGGATCTTTGCTTCATATAAGACAAATGTTGATTTTGCGATCTCATTTGACCTTGATGTTTTAAAAACATATGAAGACTATGATCGCCAAGAAAGACTTGCTTTTGGCCTTGAAAAAGGTAACGAGAAGAAAGTTGCGATGGCAAAGAGAGTAATTGAACTATCTCAAATTGGAGAGCACCCTACTGAGTGTCCTTTCCAACCTTCTTTTAGACACCTGTGCAATGTTCTACAAATTAATGATGGAGACATTGAAGCAGCACGCTCTTACTACGCTGATCAAATCAAGACTGATAGAGACGAAAGGCGCTTTAGAGAAAGAAGTGCATGTGCTCTTCACTGGCTACAAGAGAATGCTCCAGAGGAATTTAAATTTGCTATCAATAAAGAAGCTGTTGATATGCCTCTAGAAGATAAGGTTCGCACATACCTTGATAAGCTTGTTGCACTTTGCGAAGAGCAGTGGGATACGATTGAAAGTGATAAGGAATTTAACGATAAGATGTATGAAGTGATGCATGAGCTAGAACTTAAGCCAGCGGATATTTTTGCACCAATTTATCAAAAGTTAATTTCACGTGAAAAAGGTCCAAAGCTTGCAGGATTTATCCGCACTATTGGAAAAGATCGTGTCATAAAACTTCTTAAATAA
- a CDS encoding alanine/glycine:cation symporter family protein — MIKLASTRVLLALFSALTSLSVFAQDELKLQEQVNKIFGTFNEHYEKFLFFPVPVFYWGEVITMPLILLVMVFGGLFFTIRLGFINVRLFKHSIDVIRGKYDNPEDEGDITHFQALTSALSATVGLGNIAGVALAIGRGGPGVIFWIWIIAFFGMSLKFASSTFAQLYKQKTMKGDILGGPMVYLSEMFKNHNWPMLGKIMGCFYAVMTIGASLGGGNLFQANQTYKIIANQHPDANPWIVGIVLAFLAGAVLIGGIKKIGSVTSKLVPFMCVFYVLSCLAIIFSNASMIPDMFVQIFKEAFNPDAAFGGFFAVMLTGVQRASFSNEAGLGSSAIAHAAAKTKEPVREGVVAMIGPVIDTHVVCTITALTLLITGAYKDPEVAKQGVEMTALAFSHLGSWMPYFLLVAICVFAYSTVISWSYYGERATVYLFEKRLGYNAVRFYRFAYVFIIILGPVLSIGNVLGFADLMLLSIAFPNIIGMVCFSGILKAKAQDYLDRFKSGQMKEYF; from the coding sequence ATGATTAAACTCGCAAGTACTCGCGTTTTATTAGCGCTATTTTCCGCGCTTACCAGCTTGAGCGTTTTTGCTCAAGATGAGCTTAAGCTCCAAGAACAAGTAAACAAAATTTTCGGAACATTCAATGAACATTATGAAAAATTCCTATTTTTCCCTGTTCCAGTTTTCTATTGGGGTGAAGTTATCACGATGCCACTAATTTTATTAGTGATGGTATTTGGTGGACTCTTCTTTACTATTCGTCTCGGATTTATCAATGTACGTCTTTTTAAGCATTCAATTGATGTTATCCGTGGAAAGTATGATAACCCTGAAGATGAAGGTGATATTACTCACTTTCAGGCCCTAACGTCAGCATTATCTGCGACTGTTGGTCTTGGAAATATCGCTGGTGTTGCCCTTGCAATTGGCCGCGGTGGACCAGGTGTTATTTTTTGGATTTGGATTATTGCCTTCTTTGGTATGTCACTAAAATTTGCTTCTTCAACTTTTGCTCAACTTTATAAGCAAAAGACTATGAAAGGAGATATCTTAGGTGGACCAATGGTTTATTTAAGCGAAATGTTTAAAAATCATAATTGGCCGATGCTAGGTAAGATCATGGGTTGTTTCTATGCTGTTATGACTATTGGTGCTTCACTTGGTGGTGGAAACCTTTTCCAAGCAAACCAAACATATAAGATTATCGCTAATCAACACCCTGATGCAAATCCATGGATTGTTGGTATTGTTCTAGCCTTCCTTGCTGGTGCAGTTCTTATTGGTGGGATTAAAAAGATTGGAAGTGTAACTTCTAAGCTTGTTCCTTTCATGTGTGTCTTCTATGTACTTTCTTGTCTAGCAATTATCTTCTCAAACGCAAGTATGATTCCAGATATGTTCGTACAAATCTTCAAAGAAGCTTTTAATCCAGATGCGGCATTTGGTGGATTCTTTGCTGTTATGTTAACAGGTGTTCAACGAGCATCATTTTCAAATGAAGCCGGTCTTGGTTCTTCTGCAATTGCTCACGCAGCAGCTAAAACAAAAGAGCCTGTGCGTGAAGGTGTTGTTGCTATGATTGGACCAGTAATTGATACTCACGTTGTTTGTACAATTACGGCCTTAACACTTTTAATCACTGGTGCTTATAAAGATCCAGAAGTTGCAAAACAAGGTGTTGAAATGACGGCCCTCGCATTTTCTCATTTAGGAAGTTGGATGCCTTATTTCTTATTAGTTGCAATTTGTGTATTTGCATATTCAACGGTTATTTCTTGGTCATACTATGGTGAGAGAGCAACTGTTTATCTATTTGAAAAACGCTTAGGTTATAATGCTGTTCGTTTCTACCGATTTGCATATGTATTTATTATTATTCTCGGTCCAGTACTAAGTATTGGTAATGTTCTTGGATTTGCTGACTTAATGCTACTGTCAATTGCATTCCCGAATATCATTGGAATGGTTTGTTTCTCAGGAATCTTGAAGGCCAAGGCCCAAGATTATCTTGATCGATTTAAATCAGGTCAAATGAAAGAATACTTCTAA
- a CDS encoding exo-beta-N-acetylmuramidase NamZ family protein, whose amino-acid sequence MIKIGLDRLRDDASLQNKITGNIALLCHSASVDSNLKVAPILFKEFFGDRFKKLFGPQHGFVSDVQDNMVETDHYTHPFFQVPVYSLYSETRKPTKEMLEGIDTFVVDLQDVGTRVYTYITTVTYLLEECSKQGIKVVILDRPNPVGLEKIEGNILETEFRSFVGALEIPQRHALSMGEYAKYAKKKLGFSVELEVIEVQGLTRSMFWQDTGLEWINPSPNLPTPQGAHTFCGTVLYEGTNLSEGRGTTRALEVIGHPAIEAYSFVEGLSDTLHEIDNNSFILRPVNFMPTFNKHAGVACGGVHIHVTDPAKFNSWHVSQYLCREFKRVLGDKFEWDKKDYEYAFGNLAIDLINGSLFVKEWVERLGSMDELISFEKKGHKQYLEEIEDIKIYK is encoded by the coding sequence ATGATAAAAATAGGACTCGATAGATTAAGAGATGACGCATCTCTACAAAATAAGATTACTGGTAATATTGCTCTTTTGTGTCACAGCGCAAGCGTCGACTCAAATTTGAAAGTTGCCCCAATACTATTCAAGGAATTTTTTGGAGATCGATTCAAAAAACTCTTTGGCCCACAACATGGTTTCGTTAGTGATGTTCAAGACAATATGGTTGAAACTGATCACTATACACACCCGTTCTTCCAAGTTCCGGTTTACTCTTTATATAGCGAGACAAGAAAACCCACAAAAGAAATGTTAGAAGGAATTGATACTTTTGTGGTGGACCTTCAAGATGTTGGAACACGTGTCTATACATATATAACAACTGTAACCTACCTCTTAGAAGAGTGTTCTAAACAGGGAATTAAAGTTGTTATTCTCGATCGCCCTAATCCAGTAGGCCTTGAAAAAATTGAAGGCAATATTTTAGAAACAGAATTTAGATCTTTTGTAGGGGCCTTAGAGATCCCACAAAGACATGCTCTTTCCATGGGCGAATATGCAAAGTACGCTAAAAAGAAACTAGGTTTTAGTGTTGAATTAGAAGTCATTGAAGTACAAGGCCTAACAAGATCAATGTTCTGGCAAGACACAGGACTTGAATGGATAAACCCTTCTCCTAACCTTCCTACTCCACAAGGTGCTCATACATTTTGCGGTACAGTTCTTTATGAAGGAACAAATCTTAGCGAGGGCCGTGGAACAACACGAGCACTTGAAGTCATAGGTCATCCAGCAATAGAAGCCTATTCCTTTGTTGAGGGGCTAAGCGATACACTACATGAAATTGATAATAATAGCTTTATTCTACGTCCAGTTAATTTCATGCCTACTTTTAACAAGCATGCAGGTGTAGCTTGTGGCGGCGTCCATATTCATGTAACTGATCCAGCTAAATTTAATTCATGGCATGTTTCTCAATACCTTTGTCGAGAATTTAAACGTGTTTTAGGTGATAAGTTTGAATGGGACAAAAAGGACTATGAGTACGCATTTGGAAATCTTGCAATCGATCTCATTAATGGAAGTCTCTTTGTCAAAGAATGGGTAGAAAGATTAGGTTCAATGGATGAGCTTATAAGTTTTGAAAAGAAAGGCCACAAACAATACTTAGAAGAAATCGAAGATATAAAAATCTACAAATAA
- a CDS encoding thymidylate synthase translates to MRQYLDLMKHVLENGQKKEDRTGTGTISVFGYQARYNLEEGFPLVTTKKCHLRSIIHELLWFLKGDTNIAYLKENKVRIWDEWADENGDLGPVYGYQWRHWKTPNGDEVDQVANLVKGLRENPFSRRHILTAWNPADVDNMALPPCHSFIQFYVSPDMKLSCQLYQRSADIFLGVPFNIASYALFTMMLAQVTGLKLGEFVHTMGDAHLYLNHIEQAKLQLTREPHPLPKMWVNPEINSIFEFTYEDFKLEDYEAHPHIKAEVSV, encoded by the coding sequence ATGAGACAATACTTAGACTTAATGAAGCACGTGCTTGAAAATGGTCAAAAGAAAGAAGATCGCACAGGTACTGGTACGATTTCTGTATTTGGTTATCAGGCCCGCTATAATCTAGAAGAAGGTTTCCCTTTAGTTACTACAAAGAAATGTCACCTTCGTTCAATTATTCACGAACTACTTTGGTTTTTAAAAGGTGATACGAATATTGCATATTTAAAAGAAAATAAGGTTCGCATTTGGGATGAATGGGCAGATGAGAATGGAGATCTTGGTCCCGTTTATGGTTATCAGTGGCGTCACTGGAAAACTCCAAATGGTGATGAGGTTGATCAAGTTGCAAATTTAGTTAAAGGTCTACGTGAGAATCCTTTTTCTCGTCGTCATATTTTAACTGCTTGGAATCCGGCCGATGTTGATAATATGGCCTTGCCTCCATGTCATTCTTTTATCCAATTCTACGTTTCACCTGATATGAAATTATCTTGTCAGCTCTATCAAAGATCAGCTGATATTTTCTTAGGTGTACCATTTAATATTGCTTCGTATGCATTATTCACTATGATGCTAGCTCAAGTTACAGGTTTAAAACTTGGAGAGTTCGTCCATACAATGGGGGATGCTCACCTTTATTTAAATCATATTGAGCAGGCCAAGCTCCAACTTACTCGCGAGCCACATCCTCTTCCAAAAATGTGGGTTAACCCTGAGATTAATTCTATTTTTGAATTTACTTATGAGGACTTCAAGCTTGAAGACTATGAGGCCCATCCACATATTAAGGCCGAGGTTTCAGTTTGA